Proteins co-encoded in one bacterium genomic window:
- a CDS encoding choice-of-anchor D domain-containing protein, with translation MQAHESRVLQFPYTSPNDRKSFVEATAEQYSAISSPSASNDDEWVTVDPTPPEATFLQLDMVVQESVDQITSIEFTFEGYSSGNQDRPHQIWIQKAGQADAFAADSWVALEPNLVIDRQTTTELIRVVPQAMTGFTSFADFINSETGVIRWGVFAQRINSSIGKQMHVNYVSMKVSYESDLDMTRSGLIGFGLVPIGQTSIPPVHSNIISTSGSLRIDSIELSGPNSAQFILALDNPVPMVLLEGQQTGIDLTFAPNASPAIGKGIQTALVTVTTDSEIEPENILRLEGTGGAQEILVSPEVLDFGDVDAVGTDGNPTKSLGVDIENTGVLPLTVDQLQIVGPDASEFTILNNVTGPIEPGVIVTIGIEFDPDSLGPKTAELIITHDVYPPPEPPTSVPLLGNGAQVCDTISTDLLDFGIRDIDAGPTSTQDVTFAYCNATIITDIVIAGLAADQFNLQSFVALPAAFNPGDVLSVSVNFDPDSVGEKHAVLQVIPQDTMTSSGLVALNGIGIIPTPTPSPTPTPTPLPTPQLLINEVDADTLGTVDRAEFIEIFNGGFPNTPLDGFAVVVYADNSSSPTVTQTFDLDGEFTTMDGYFVLGGENLSVTPAIRLTTNTLPNDGAAIGLYHADAIDFPVGSAPTTAALVDAIVFVAGTGTVSQSSPIMNLLNPGQPVVDESAGGDVQGHSSQRCPNGWGGTRNTDAYSQYPPTVRAPNSYCPTPTPSPTPSPTPYDTQGVVEMIVGERNADLRADQNDDALIDSADIP, from the coding sequence GTGCAGGCTCACGAGAGCCGCGTGCTTCAGTTCCCTTACACCTCCCCGAATGATCGCAAGAGCTTCGTCGAAGCGACGGCCGAGCAGTACAGCGCCATCTCCTCGCCTTCGGCGAGCAATGATGACGAGTGGGTAACCGTCGATCCGACGCCTCCGGAGGCGACCTTTCTTCAACTCGATATGGTCGTTCAGGAGTCCGTCGATCAGATCACATCGATCGAGTTCACGTTCGAGGGCTATTCGAGCGGGAACCAGGATCGGCCTCACCAGATCTGGATTCAGAAGGCGGGCCAGGCAGATGCCTTTGCGGCAGACTCCTGGGTGGCCTTGGAGCCGAATCTTGTGATCGATCGGCAAACTACGACGGAACTGATTCGAGTCGTGCCACAAGCCATGACGGGTTTCACCAGCTTTGCCGATTTCATTAATTCCGAAACCGGCGTGATCCGCTGGGGCGTCTTTGCGCAACGCATCAACTCCAGTATCGGAAAGCAGATGCACGTGAACTACGTTTCCATGAAGGTCTCCTACGAGTCCGATTTGGACATGACGCGCAGTGGCCTGATTGGTTTTGGCCTGGTCCCGATCGGCCAGACGAGCATCCCGCCCGTGCACTCGAACATCATCAGCACATCGGGATCGCTTCGAATCGACAGCATCGAACTCAGCGGCCCGAACTCTGCACAGTTCATTCTCGCCCTCGATAACCCGGTCCCGATGGTTCTGCTCGAAGGCCAGCAGACTGGGATCGATTTGACGTTCGCTCCCAATGCCAGTCCTGCCATCGGCAAAGGTATTCAGACGGCGCTTGTCACGGTCACGACCGACAGCGAGATCGAACCAGAGAACATCCTGCGCCTGGAAGGCACAGGCGGAGCCCAGGAGATCCTCGTGAGTCCGGAGGTCTTGGACTTCGGCGACGTCGATGCTGTCGGAACGGATGGGAATCCCACCAAGAGCCTGGGCGTGGATATCGAGAACACGGGAGTCTTGCCGTTGACCGTCGATCAGCTCCAGATCGTCGGGCCGGATGCCAGCGAGTTCACGATCCTCAACAATGTCACCGGTCCGATTGAACCGGGCGTCATTGTGACGATCGGCATAGAGTTCGATCCCGATTCGCTCGGTCCCAAGACTGCTGAACTTATTATCACCCATGACGTTTATCCTCCACCCGAACCGCCGACGTCGGTGCCTCTCCTCGGCAACGGGGCACAGGTTTGCGATACGATCTCGACCGATCTCTTGGACTTCGGTATACGAGATATCGACGCAGGACCGACAAGCACGCAGGACGTCACTTTCGCTTACTGCAACGCGACGATTATCACCGACATCGTGATCGCAGGCCTGGCCGCCGATCAGTTCAATCTCCAGTCATTCGTTGCCCTGCCGGCCGCGTTCAATCCAGGTGACGTATTGAGCGTCAGTGTGAACTTCGATCCGGACTCAGTGGGGGAGAAACACGCAGTCCTCCAGGTGATCCCACAAGACACGATGACATCATCCGGACTTGTCGCTCTGAATGGCATCGGGATCATTCCCACACCAACCCCATCTCCGACGCCGACGCCCACTCCGTTGCCGACTCCTCAGCTTCTGATCAATGAGGTCGACGCGGATACGCTTGGAACCGTCGACCGCGCGGAGTTCATCGAGATCTTCAATGGCGGATTCCCGAACACTCCGCTGGACGGTTTCGCGGTCGTGGTTTACGCGGACAATTCCTCGTCCCCAACGGTGACTCAGACGTTCGACCTGGACGGCGAGTTTACTACCATGGATGGCTACTTTGTTTTGGGTGGAGAGAACCTTTCAGTGACGCCGGCAATTCGGCTTACCACAAATACGCTGCCGAACGATGGTGCAGCGATCGGGCTCTACCACGCCGACGCGATCGATTTCCCCGTCGGGTCGGCTCCGACAACCGCGGCACTCGTCGATGCAATCGTTTTCGTGGCTGGAACGGGAACGGTCTCGCAATCCTCGCCCATCATGAACCTCTTGAATCCGGGCCAGCCCGTTGTGGACGAATCCGCCGGCGGCGACGTCCAGGGGCATTCCAGTCAGCGATGTCCAAACGGCTGGGGCGGCACTCGGAATACAGACGCCTACTCGCAGTATCCGCCGACAGTTCGGGCACCCAACTCGTATTGCCCAACGCCCACGCCGTCTCCCACTCCATCGCCGACACCCTATGACACTCAGGGCGTGGTGGAAATGATCGTCGGAGAGCGCAATGCAGATCTGAGGGCGGACCAGAACGATGATGCGCTGATCGATTCTGCCGATATCCCATAA
- the rplT gene encoding 50S ribosomal protein L20 has translation MPRATNNPASRKRRKKVLKQARGFYSGRHRLFRTANENVMRALQYAFNDRKQKKREYRRLWIARINAACRQNGMAYSRLINGLNMAGVEIDRKMLAEIAINDPKGFTSLVEQARTALKSSKEPSAARTVPTL, from the coding sequence ATGCCCAGAGCAACAAATAACCCCGCATCGCGGAAACGTCGTAAGAAAGTTTTGAAGCAGGCCCGCGGCTTCTACAGTGGACGCCATCGGTTGTTCCGCACCGCCAATGAGAACGTCATGCGCGCGCTGCAGTACGCCTTCAACGACCGCAAGCAGAAGAAGCGCGAATACCGCCGTCTGTGGATCGCTCGCATCAACGCCGCTTGCCGCCAGAACGGCATGGCTTACTCGCGTTTGATCAATGGCCTGAACATGGCCGGTGTTGAGATCGATCGCAAGATGCTGGCTGAGATCGCCATCAACGACCCGAAGGGCTTCACGTCCCTGGTCGAGCAGGCTCGCACGGCTCTGAAGTCCTCGAAGGAACCCAGCGCCGCCCGCACAGTGCCGACCCTGTAA
- the rpmI gene encoding 50S ribosomal protein L35 — MPKMKTKAAMKKRIKVTASGRIKHKKQGLRHILTKKDAKRKRHLRKHTYVDGSDEGRLKRMLNQ, encoded by the coding sequence ATGCCGAAGATGAAAACCAAGGCCGCAATGAAGAAGCGCATCAAAGTGACTGCTTCCGGCCGGATCAAGCACAAAAAGCAGGGCCTGCGTCACATCCTGACGAAGAAGGACGCAAAGCGTAAGCGCCACCTGCGCAAGCACACCTACGTCGACGGCTCCGATGAGGGCCGCCTGAAGAGGATGTTGAACCAGTAA
- the infC gene encoding translation initiation factor IF-3, translating to MFVCGEPIDSVLRFFCWDIASQTEESAIKPTARINDQIRAKSVRLISQEGEQLGVVATEDALQRAKEAQLDLVEVAPNADPPVCRIYDYRKVMYEQKRRLKASRKKAKSSELKECKMRVTIDAHDRDTKLRKVRKFLENGDKVKFTFQYRGREVTKPQLGQQLVSAVLKELEDIAEMEKPPSQTGKFMHMIVTRRKDWKPEQANQEEDKAATS from the coding sequence ATGTTTGTATGCGGAGAGCCGATCGATTCGGTGCTCCGCTTTTTTTGTTGGGATATCGCCAGTCAAACGGAGGAATCAGCCATTAAGCCTACCGCTCGCATCAATGATCAGATACGCGCAAAGTCGGTCCGCCTTATCAGCCAGGAGGGTGAACAGCTCGGCGTCGTTGCAACCGAGGATGCCCTGCAGCGCGCCAAGGAGGCCCAACTGGACCTTGTCGAGGTCGCTCCCAATGCCGACCCGCCGGTGTGCCGCATCTATGACTACCGAAAGGTGATGTACGAGCAGAAACGGCGCCTGAAAGCCTCCCGGAAGAAGGCCAAGTCGTCCGAACTGAAAGAATGCAAGATGCGCGTGACGATCGATGCCCACGATCGGGATACGAAGTTGCGCAAAGTTCGTAAGTTCCTGGAGAACGGCGACAAGGTGAAGTTCACCTTCCAGTATCGCGGGCGCGAAGTCACCAAGCCGCAGTTGGGACAGCAGCTTGTCTCGGCAGTCCTGAAAGAGCTGGAAGACATTGCAGAGATGGAAAAGCCGCCGAGCCAGACCGGCAAGTTCATGCACATGATTGTCACCCGGCGGAAGGATTGGAAGCCGGAGCAGGCAAATCAAGAAGAGGACAAAGCGGCCACCTCGTAA
- a CDS encoding EAL domain-containing protein, translating to MTTSVREILRSGRLETHFLPVLDVQLRCIHAWEALARGPEGAFPDSSFPLLHAAQEENLQSEFELTAIRHAVDRFRFHDPGVKLWLNSGSDLLLDETFVNEVRELLNETRANPTETQMIMRLPRDLSPAQMTLLSSALKSLQPFEVIVAFDQLPDSREFAEVCRRLPALHYLKIGRHAIRDLPSRAIKRMHLDDLASKAREFDIQLIAEGVETMEELHAIRPLRPQYVQGFLFGRPGDPPEVDVRLLPELEVSAPVVRKRDHWKSIGDLMTPAPVVTRRTPLSTIKELLANHPELPGIPVLDEARPAGLIHRCDVESREDDAIARDLLDASITIAGAHEEPADVLRHLVEDSHGQSRLPEILFVQWDGLYQGVVLLESLRSHLQN from the coding sequence ATGACGACATCGGTCCGTGAAATCCTACGCTCAGGGCGACTGGAGACTCATTTCCTGCCTGTTCTGGACGTGCAACTCCGCTGTATTCACGCCTGGGAAGCCCTTGCCCGCGGGCCGGAAGGGGCATTTCCCGATTCCAGCTTCCCCCTGCTGCACGCCGCTCAAGAAGAGAATCTTCAGTCGGAATTCGAACTGACCGCCATCCGGCATGCAGTGGATCGCTTCCGCTTTCACGACCCAGGGGTCAAACTCTGGCTCAATTCCGGATCGGACCTCCTGCTGGATGAGACATTTGTCAATGAGGTCCGCGAGCTCCTGAACGAGACACGCGCAAATCCGACCGAGACTCAGATGATCATGAGGCTCCCGCGGGACCTGTCGCCGGCGCAGATGACGCTCCTCTCATCGGCGCTCAAGAGCCTCCAGCCGTTCGAGGTGATCGTCGCCTTCGATCAGTTGCCCGATTCACGCGAGTTCGCGGAAGTCTGTCGACGCCTCCCCGCCTTGCACTACTTGAAAATCGGTCGCCACGCTATCCGCGATCTTCCTTCGCGCGCAATCAAGCGCATGCACCTGGACGATCTTGCCAGCAAGGCCCGGGAGTTTGACATCCAGCTCATTGCTGAAGGTGTCGAGACGATGGAGGAGCTTCATGCCATCCGACCCCTGCGTCCTCAGTACGTCCAAGGCTTTCTGTTCGGTCGACCCGGCGACCCGCCGGAGGTTGACGTCCGCCTGCTTCCCGAGCTTGAAGTCTCAGCACCAGTGGTTCGCAAACGAGACCATTGGAAGAGCATCGGCGATCTCATGACTCCTGCGCCGGTTGTGACGAGACGGACTCCGCTCTCGACAATCAAGGAACTGCTGGCGAATCACCCAGAGTTGCCAGGAATTCCCGTGCTGGACGAAGCCCGGCCGGCGGGCCTGATTCATCGTTGCGATGTTGAGTCTCGCGAAGACGATGCGATCGCGCGCGATCTTCTGGATGCGTCGATCACAATTGCCGGCGCGCACGAAGAACCGGCGGATGTTCTTCGCCATCTCGTCGAAGATTCGCACGGGCAATCGCGATTACCGGAAATCCTGTTTGTCCAATGGGATGGGCTTTATCAGGGAGTCGTGCTGCTCGAGTCCCTGCGCTCGCATCTACAGAACTAA
- a CDS encoding 2-oxo acid dehydrogenase subunit E2 has translation MASPIQLLQLSPTMSEGTIVKWHVKEGDRVSAGDVLAEIETDKAVMEQEAFDDGTVLKLMASEGQAVPVGQEIAVIGEEGEDVSDIKPSPTEKKEKEPAPKQDDEQPIVKQSKAPEVDLRRAPEPAKETPKPAAKSDNGRIVASPLARKMADDHGLDLSAIDGSGPNSRIVKRDIEAALGSGSAKAAAKAPAPSFAAAIGGEDEEIALSGMRKTIARRLVYSRQEVPAFNLTVEVDAEPLEKAVAVVRERYPESKVTLTHFIIKAVAATCMQHPWVRTQWIDGKLIRKNTADISVAVAIEDGLLTPVIRNANMKGVIALAQELRELAGRARERKLGEEDLTGGVQTISNLGMFGIDNFDAIMNPPESSILAIGAAIEKPVVRNGELTVGKVFTVTMGCDHRVVDGAVGASYLQDLKAALQDPLLMLV, from the coding sequence ATGGCAAGTCCCATTCAGTTGCTCCAGCTTTCTCCGACAATGTCGGAAGGTACGATCGTGAAGTGGCATGTGAAGGAAGGCGATCGTGTTTCCGCTGGCGATGTTCTGGCGGAAATTGAAACCGACAAGGCTGTCATGGAGCAGGAAGCGTTCGACGACGGCACGGTGCTGAAGCTCATGGCTTCCGAGGGCCAGGCAGTTCCCGTCGGGCAGGAAATCGCCGTGATTGGCGAGGAAGGCGAGGATGTCTCTGACATCAAGCCATCGCCGACTGAGAAAAAGGAAAAGGAACCTGCTCCCAAGCAGGATGACGAGCAGCCAATCGTCAAGCAGTCGAAGGCTCCCGAAGTCGACCTGCGACGTGCGCCCGAACCCGCCAAGGAGACGCCGAAGCCCGCCGCGAAGAGCGACAACGGACGGATCGTTGCGTCGCCGCTGGCGCGCAAGATGGCCGACGATCATGGTCTTGACCTCTCGGCAATTGACGGAAGCGGACCGAACAGCCGCATTGTGAAGCGGGACATCGAAGCGGCTCTCGGCTCAGGCTCCGCGAAGGCCGCCGCGAAGGCCCCGGCGCCCAGCTTTGCCGCGGCGATCGGTGGCGAGGACGAAGAGATCGCGCTATCCGGAATGCGCAAGACCATCGCGCGTCGCCTCGTTTACTCGCGTCAGGAAGTTCCTGCATTCAACCTCACCGTCGAAGTCGACGCCGAGCCGCTCGAGAAGGCCGTCGCAGTCGTCCGCGAGCGTTACCCGGAATCGAAGGTGACGTTGACGCACTTCATCATCAAGGCAGTTGCCGCCACGTGCATGCAGCACCCGTGGGTCCGCACGCAGTGGATCGATGGCAAACTGATCCGCAAGAACACGGCAGACATTTCGGTCGCCGTTGCGATCGAGGATGGGCTTCTGACGCCGGTCATTCGCAACGCGAACATGAAGGGCGTGATCGCGCTTGCCCAGGAACTTCGTGAACTTGCGGGCCGCGCACGCGAGCGCAAACTGGGCGAAGAAGATCTGACTGGCGGCGTGCAGACGATCAGTAATCTCGGGATGTTCGGGATCGATAATTTCGACGCGATCATGAATCCCCCCGAGTCCTCAATCCTTGCGATCGGCGCGGCTATCGAGAAGCCCGTCGTGCGCAACGGCGAACTCACCGTCGGCAAAGTTTTTACTGTAACGATGGGTTGTGATCATCGTGTTGTTGACGGAGCGGTCGGAGCGTCCTATCTTCAAGACCTGAAGGCAGCTTTGCAGGACCCGCTGCTGATGCTGGTCTGA
- a CDS encoding pyruvate dehydrogenase complex E1 component subunit beta: protein MAEITYREALNQALAEEMERDDQIFLMGEEVGQYHGAYKVSQGLLDRFGDLRVVDAPITEAGFVGLGIGAAHVGMRPVIEVMTFNFAILALDQIINNLAKLRYMSGGQFTVPMTLRGPGGAGGALASQHSQSLEQQYVHIPGIKVVMPGTPRDAKGLLKSAIRDNDPVIFIEAEKLYNFRGEVPEEPEFLIPLGKADVKREGDDVTIITWSRMLTAAVLPAVEELTAKGIDCEVIDLMTLSPLDWDTVLASVKKTNRVVVVEEGWPKASVGAWVAGEVASRAFDYLDAPIERLAAKDVPMPYAYNLEELALPIPADVVAAVEKVCYVD from the coding sequence ATGGCAGAGATTACGTACCGCGAGGCGCTGAACCAGGCCCTCGCCGAGGAGATGGAGCGCGACGATCAGATCTTCCTGATGGGAGAAGAGGTCGGCCAGTACCACGGCGCTTACAAAGTTTCGCAGGGACTGCTCGATCGCTTCGGCGACCTTCGAGTCGTCGATGCGCCGATCACGGAAGCCGGCTTTGTCGGCCTCGGCATCGGTGCCGCGCACGTTGGAATGCGTCCCGTGATTGAAGTGATGACGTTCAACTTCGCAATCCTCGCACTCGACCAGATCATCAATAACCTGGCGAAGCTGCGCTATATGTCCGGCGGACAGTTCACTGTTCCGATGACGCTTCGTGGGCCGGGTGGCGCGGGCGGCGCGCTGGCCAGCCAGCACAGCCAGTCCCTCGAGCAGCAATACGTTCACATTCCAGGCATCAAGGTCGTCATGCCCGGAACGCCGCGCGATGCGAAAGGCCTTCTGAAGTCCGCCATCCGCGACAACGATCCGGTCATCTTCATCGAGGCCGAGAAGCTCTACAACTTCCGCGGCGAAGTGCCCGAAGAACCCGAATTCCTGATTCCTCTCGGCAAGGCGGACGTGAAGCGCGAAGGCGACGATGTTACGATCATTACGTGGTCACGCATGCTGACGGCTGCGGTCCTGCCTGCTGTCGAGGAATTGACAGCCAAGGGCATCGACTGTGAAGTCATCGACCTGATGACACTCAGCCCGCTCGATTGGGATACGGTCCTCGCGAGCGTGAAGAAGACGAATCGCGTTGTCGTTGTCGAAGAAGGCTGGCCGAAGGCAAGTGTCGGCGCCTGGGTGGCAGGCGAAGTTGCCAGCCGCGCGTTCGATTACCTGGATGCTCCCATCGAGCGTCTGGCGGCGAAGGATGTTCCGATGCCGTATGCCTACAACCTCGAAGAACTTGCTCTGCCGATCCCGGCCGATGTCGTCGCGGCGGTGGAGAAAGTCTGTTACGTCGACTAA
- the pdhA gene encoding pyruvate dehydrogenase (acetyl-transferring) E1 component subunit alpha, with product MATSKTRSTKAKGAKAPAAKGSAKKAAKAPAKKATRKASAPTPRPHVDLPKEKLVDIYRQMLLIRRFEERTAQQYQMQKIHGFCHLYIGQEAVAVGSVAALEEKDLIFTTYRDHGHALIRGITPREVMAELFGKAAGCSKGKGGSMHLFNAKAGMMGGNGIVGGHVPLATGAGWAARYNKTGQVIVCYMGEAAMNQGVFHESLNMASLWNLPVVYIVENNRYGMGTAVTRASAEPQLYMRTAGAYRIRGVQCDGMDVLDVYQTMQQAADRARNTGRPTFIEAICYRYRGHSMSDPATTYRTKDEVQAWRAKDPMDRLREQYPDLITDALVKKMEDEIKETVMDAIKFADEAPQPDPSELYTDVYLDYPGYPGPTDN from the coding sequence ATGGCTACATCTAAGACTCGTTCCACGAAGGCCAAGGGCGCCAAAGCTCCCGCGGCCAAGGGCTCTGCGAAGAAAGCTGCAAAGGCTCCGGCCAAGAAGGCAACGCGCAAGGCTTCGGCGCCGACTCCTCGGCCCCATGTCGATCTGCCCAAGGAGAAGCTGGTCGATATCTATCGCCAGATGCTTCTGATCCGTCGTTTCGAAGAGCGCACGGCCCAGCAGTACCAGATGCAGAAGATCCACGGTTTCTGCCATCTCTACATCGGCCAGGAAGCCGTTGCTGTCGGCAGCGTCGCGGCGCTCGAAGAGAAGGACCTGATCTTCACGACCTATCGCGATCACGGCCATGCCCTGATCCGCGGAATTACCCCGCGCGAAGTGATGGCCGAGCTCTTCGGCAAGGCCGCCGGCTGCAGCAAGGGCAAGGGCGGCTCCATGCACCTGTTCAACGCGAAGGCCGGCATGATGGGCGGCAACGGCATCGTCGGTGGACACGTTCCGTTGGCAACTGGTGCCGGCTGGGCAGCGCGCTACAACAAGACCGGCCAGGTGATCGTCTGCTACATGGGCGAGGCGGCGATGAACCAGGGCGTGTTCCACGAGAGCCTCAACATGGCGTCGCTGTGGAATCTGCCGGTCGTCTACATCGTAGAGAATAATCGCTACGGCATGGGCACGGCAGTGACGCGCGCGAGCGCCGAGCCGCAGCTCTATATGCGCACGGCCGGGGCATATCGCATCCGCGGAGTCCAGTGCGATGGCATGGACGTTCTGGACGTGTACCAGACGATGCAGCAGGCCGCCGACCGCGCTCGCAACACGGGACGTCCGACGTTCATCGAGGCAATCTGCTACCGCTATCGCGGCCACTCGATGTCCGACCCGGCCACAACGTATCGTACTAAGGACGAGGTGCAGGCCTGGCGTGCTAAGGATCCGATGGATCGACTGCGCGAGCAGTATCCGGATCTGATCACCGACGCGCTGGTGAAGAAGATGGAAGACGAGATCAAAGAGACCGTCATGGACGCCATCAAGTTCGCGGACGAGGCGCCTCAGCCCGACCCGAGCGAACTCTACACCGACGTCTACCTCGATTATCCGGGATACCCCGGCCCGACAGACAACTAA